The following are from one region of the Ignavibacteriota bacterium genome:
- a CDS encoding molybdopterin-dependent oxidoreductase, which yields MFTHFDDKEKAVLYPPDRRLFIGPKPHVFLIAGILFLATVGVAWLQYLFNGLPADPSVKLLSIPETGPTGFPIWIILCHWVNFFFIVILVRSGLSILMDHPRLYFNNGCVPGSEWIKFTPVKVPTDRLWTAKDDARYISPLIGLPGYRHTVGIARGWHFIHVPFFVLNGVIFVILLLFASDQWQRVVPTSWQIIPDAWSVFVHYATFHMPIEPNGFYYYNALQKISYFGVIFILAPTAMLSGMCMSPAIENRFHWLPKLFINRQGARSVHFLVMFSYVIFTIIHVSMVAATGLVRNMNHITLGTDNVSDPTGLYIGLIIIGFTAGFCVYAHWVSWNKPRWVQKNGSLVNEKLWEATINRLKPVQHFEKKDITNYFWPNGKLPTSDKWKKLAVNNFKDYKLKVGGLVENPVELSLDDMKKLAEDQTITMHHCIQGWSGIAQWRGLSIKTLVELVKPHPSVKTVAFYSFGEGLFGGVYYDTHTLDNCLKPGALLAWEMNYEPLPEVYGAPLRLRIENQLGYKMVKWIERIEFVETHKTLGKGFGGKNEDDEYFDLLANT from the coding sequence ATGTTCACTCATTTTGATGACAAAGAAAAAGCCGTCCTTTATCCACCAGACAGACGGTTATTCATAGGTCCGAAACCTCATGTTTTTTTAATTGCTGGTATTTTGTTTTTAGCAACGGTCGGAGTTGCATGGTTACAATATTTATTTAATGGTTTGCCCGCAGATCCTTCTGTAAAATTACTTTCAATTCCTGAAACAGGTCCCACAGGTTTTCCAATCTGGATAATACTTTGTCATTGGGTAAATTTTTTCTTTATTGTAATTCTGGTAAGAAGCGGATTATCAATTTTAATGGATCATCCCCGACTATATTTTAACAATGGATGTGTACCGGGAAGTGAGTGGATAAAATTTACACCTGTAAAAGTACCTACTGATAGATTGTGGACAGCAAAAGATGATGCTCGTTATATAAGTCCACTCATTGGTTTGCCCGGATATCGACACACAGTAGGCATTGCCCGCGGATGGCATTTTATTCATGTTCCGTTTTTTGTATTGAACGGAGTGATATTCGTAATATTATTATTATTTGCAAGTGATCAATGGCAAAGAGTAGTGCCAACATCATGGCAAATTATTCCAGATGCATGGAGTGTGTTTGTACATTATGCTACGTTTCATATGCCAATAGAACCAAATGGATTTTATTATTATAACGCACTACAAAAAATTTCTTACTTTGGTGTAATATTTATTCTAGCTCCGACCGCTATGCTGAGTGGTATGTGTATGTCACCTGCAATAGAAAATCGATTTCACTGGCTGCCAAAATTATTCATCAATCGTCAGGGTGCCAGATCAGTGCATTTTCTGGTAATGTTTAGTTATGTGATTTTTACAATTATTCATGTTAGTATGGTAGCAGCAACCGGTTTGGTTAGAAATATGAATCATATCACACTGGGAACAGACAACGTATCAGATCCTACAGGACTTTATATCGGATTAATTATCATTGGTTTTACAGCAGGATTTTGTGTGTATGCTCATTGGGTATCATGGAACAAACCGCGTTGGGTTCAAAAGAATGGTTCTCTTGTCAACGAAAAATTATGGGAGGCTACTATTAATCGTTTAAAGCCTGTCCAACATTTTGAAAAAAAAGATATAACTAATTACTTTTGGCCAAATGGTAAATTGCCCACTTCTGATAAATGGAAAAAACTTGCAGTAAATAATTTTAAAGATTATAAACTAAAAGTTGGAGGTTTGGTAGAAAACCCGGTCGAATTATCATTAGATGACATGAAAAAACTTGCAGAGGATCAAACCATAACGATGCATCACTGCATTCAGGGCTGGTCAGGAATTGCACAATGGAGAGGGCTATCTATTAAAACGCTTGTGGAATTGGTAAAGCCACATCCATCAGTTAAAACAGTTGCGTTTTATTCATTCGGAGAAGGATTATTTGGTGGAGTTTATTATGATACTCACACACTGGATAATTGTCTGAAGCCCGGTGCATTGTTAGCATGGGAAATGAATTATGAACCACTACCTGAAGTTTATGGAGCTCCACTCCGATTAAGAATTGAAAATCAATTAGGATACAAAATGGTAAAATGGATTGAACGGATTGAGTTTGTGGAAACACATAAAACTTTGGGAAAAGGCTTTGGTGGTAAAAATGAAGATGATGAATATTTTGATCTGCTTGCCAATACATAA